A single window of Venturia canescens isolate UGA chromosome 3, ASM1945775v1, whole genome shotgun sequence DNA harbors:
- the LOC122407954 gene encoding tubulin polyglutamylase TTLL4-like: MTDVSTGTCGGRVTCNFLKNYYADKEVEGEGGKDEEKNEEDPLFMYEEITAFLISLRPQIRPQEESSENDVIEAKLPLRSSLFDHVSPYLQFQLHSSIGIDIPFELTNSLKWKLTPTTPKIVRKIVANTGYGMTRDARGDWCGSWCEAMFAYNFECIKNHQKINHFPGAYEIGNKDRLCRNLNRLANLHGKKKFDFIPDTYVVPEDLPKIRANWQKCRRNKWIVKPPASSCGRGIFLVSEFAKIARIITNGKMVVQRYLSRPKLIDNTKFDLRIYVLVTSFDPLKIYVYREGLVRFACDSYRNSPSNLDNHFMHLTNYSVNRSCSRYECNDTLDSGKGHKWSLRCLWSYLNKQGVDAAGVLNKIHDIIVKTIISCESSINSFTRTHISSRYSCYELLGFDVLLDENTKPWLLEVNISPSLQTSSPLDEAVKGPLVRDTLNIVGYQVPDNIPRLSLHHLQAKYNETISKSSFVCQDHQFYDKEISRMARRKQTFYSRICNRNSNCYVNSILDALTPDDARHLMRYEDELEAIGDFTKIFPTSQTRKYFKYFAKVSYYNLLFDAWEKTYGSDNTRENAIERLRNLSKIKYHLAD; this comes from the coding sequence ATGACGGACGTTTCGACGGGAACATGCGGTGGCAGAGTAACCTGCAATTTCTTAAAGAATTATTACGCGGATAAAGAAGTagaaggagaaggaggaaaagatgaagaaaaaaacgaggaagatCCTTTATTTATGTACGAAGAAATAACAGCGTTTCTTATATCGTTACGACCGCAAATTCGACCGCAGGAAGAGTCGAGCGAGAACGATGTAATCGAAGCCAAACTGCCACTCAGATCGAGCCTCTTCGATCACGTATCGCCGTACCTTCAATTTCAACTTCACAGCTCGATCGGGATCGATATCCCATTCGAACTGACGAATTCTCTCAAATGGAAGTTGACACCTACGACGCCAAAAATCGTGCGAAAGATCGTAGCGAACACGGGTTACGGGATGACGCGAGATGCGAGGGGGGACTGGTGCGGTTCTTGGTGCGAGGCGATGTTTGCTTACAACTTTGAGTgcattaaaaatcatcaaaaaatCAACCACTTCCCAGGAGCTTATGAGATCGGGAACAAGGATCGTTTGTGCAGAAATTTGAACAGACTCGCCAATTTacacgggaaaaaaaaattcgatttcatACCCGACACGTATGTCGTGCCGGAAGATTTGCCGAAGATACGAGCCAACTGGCAGAAATGCAGACGCAACAAGTGGATCGTAAAACCCCCCGCATCTTCGTGCGGCCGAGGCATATTCCTCGTATCCGAATTCGCTAAAATTGCACGCATCATAACGAACGGGAAAATGGTCGTGCAAAGATATTTGTCGAGGCCGAAGCTGATCGACAACACCAAGTTCGACCTTCGCATTTACGTTCTCGTCACGAGCTTCGATCCCCTCAAAATTTACGTCTATCGCGAGGGTCTCGTACGCTTCGCGTGCGATAGTTATCGCAACAGCCCTTCCAACCTCGACAACCACTTCATGCACCTGACCAACTACAGCGTCAACAGGTCTTGCTCCCGTTACGAATGCAACGACACCCTCGACTCTGGCAAAGGCCACAAGTGGTCCCTCCGCTGTCTCTGGTCCTACTTGAACAAACAAGGCGTCGACGCTGCCGGGGtgttgaataaaattcacGACATTATCGTCAAAACCATTATCTCGTGCGAGTCGAGCATCAACTCGTTCACAAGAACTCACATTTCCTCGAGATACTCGTGCTACGAGCTTTTAGGCTTCGACGTTCTCCTCGACGAGAACACCAAGCCCTGGCTTCTCGAGGTCAACATATCGCCCAGCCTGCAAACCTCCTCACCCTTGGACGAGGCTGTCAAAGGCCCTCTCGTAAGAGACACTTTGAACATCGTTGGTTATCAAGTGCCAGACAACATTCCTCGACTATCGCTCCACCATTTGCAGGCCAAATACAACGAGACCATTTCCAAATCATCCTTCGTCTGCCAAGATCACCAATTTTACGACAAAGAAATCAGCCGAATGGCCAGAAGAAAACAAACCTTTTACTCGCGGATCTGCAACCGGAATAGCAATTGTTACGTCAATTCCATTCTTGATGCGCTGACCCCCGACGATGCTCGCCATCTCATGAGATACGAGGATGAACTCGAGGCGATCGGTGACTTTACTAAAATCTTTCCCACCTCCCAAactcgaaaatatttcaaatactTTGCAAAAGTCTCCTATTACAATCTGCTCTTCGATGCCTGGGAAAAAACTTATGGCTCCGACAACACCAGAGAAAACGCTATCGAACGACTTCGTAACTTGAGCAAAATTAAGTACCACTTGGCCGATTGA
- the LOC122407510 gene encoding tubulin polyglutamylase TTLL4-like, producing the protein MDVIAYTPHEIGRLVGEIENAEDLDSQDEEDDQEEESSYNDGVSTTDNDDASVANVEDENYSLPLRRSLFANVPPYVAFQSFDSTKAPNLPRGLRKHMKWRLTTITPLLVRKTLVNTGYRLVKKSPEWCAIWGKHMKSACFKTIKENQKVNHFPGTFQVGRKDRLWRSLSRMMMKHGRKEFGFAPRTYVLPQDFRCFRQVWEKTGGKEKWIIKPPASARGAGIRVVHRWSQIPKKKPVIVQQYLSKPKLIGGAKFDLRLYVLVTSFNPLRLYIYPDGLVRFASVKYVDDINYLSDRFMHLTNYSINKSSATYTSNDCADSCRGHKWTVKSLWSYLEKENVNTEKLWAKIKDIIVKTMIAGEASINSLTRCNTTSRYCCYELFGIDILLDENLKPWLLEVNISPSLQSSSPLDIAVKGPLIRNVFNIAGYQVPDSMTNREATNLAKVHDLELPIRMNTQLHRTALSEQERQKQSLYTDLTNRDDYLFDILEDLTPDDVRHLIAYEDELTQIGHFEKIFPTSTSHEYFQFFDVQRYHNMLLDAWEDQYADDRQKGVARLQSLCKTKFHLNATTDT; encoded by the coding sequence ATGGACGTGATTGCGTACACTCCTCACGAGATCGGTCGACTAGTTGGAGAAATAGAAAACGCTGAGGATCTGGATTCTCAGGACGAGGAGGACGATCAAGAGGAAGAGTCTTCGTACAACGACGGGGTTTCGACGACCGACAACGATGACGCGAGCGTTGCAAACGTAGaggatgaaaattattcgctGCCGTTGAGACGCAGTCTCTTCGCCAATGTTCCGCCATACGTAGCCTTTCAATCGTTCGATAGTACAAAAGCACCAAATCTGCCTCGCGGTTTGAGGAAACACATGAAATGGCGTTTAACGACGATAACGCCGTTGCTCGTGCGCAAAACTCTGGTCAACACGGGTTACCGGCTTGTCAAAAAGTCGCCGGAGTGGTGCGCGATTTGGGGGAAGCACATGAAGTCGGCGTGTTTCAAAACGATCAAAGAGAATCAAAAAGTCAATCATTTTCCGGGGACTTTTCAAGTCGGTCGTAAAGATCGACTGTGGCGCAGCCTCAGTCGCATGATGATGAAACACGGTAGAAAAGAGTTCGGTTTTGCCCCGCGCACTTACGTATTGCCGCAGGATTTTCGATGCTTTCGTCAGGTCTGGGAGAAAACCGGAGGCAAAGAAAAGTGGATTATAAAACCACCGGCATCGGCGCGCGGCGCTGGTATAAGAGTAGTGCACAGATGGTCCCAGATACCTAAGAAAAAGCCTGTCATAGTTCAACAATATTTGTCCAAACCAAAACTAATAGGTGGAGCGAAATTCGATTTACGACTTTACGTCCTCGTGACTAGTTTCAATCCGTTGCGTCTGTACATTTATCCCGACGGTCTCGTTCGCTTCGCCTCGGTAAAGTACGTCGACGATATAAACTACTTGAGCGATCGTTTTATGCACTTGACCAATTACAGTATTAACAAATCCAGCGCTACTTACACGAGCAACGATTGCGCGGACTCCTGTCGAGGACACAAATGGACCGTAAAATCGTTGTGGTCTTACCTCGAAAAGGAAAACGTCAACACTGAAAAACTCTGGGCCAAGATCAAAGACATCATCGTCAAGACCATGATAGCCGGTGAAGCGTCGATAAACAGCCTGACGAGATGCAACACAACTTCGAGATACTGTTGTTACGAGCTCTTCGGCATCGACATTCTCCTCGACGAGAATCTCAAGCCGTGGCTCCTCGAGGTCAACATATCACCCTCGCTCCAATCGTCCTCGCCTCTCGACATCGCCGTTAAGGGACCGCTCATCAGAAACGTCTTCAACATAGCGGGCTACCAAGTCCCGGACTCCATGACGAATCGCGAAGCAACGAACCTCGCTAAAGTTCACGACCTCGAACTTCCAATTCGCATGAATACTCAACTCCACAGAACTGCCCTCAGCGAACAAGAGAGGCAGAAGCAATCGCTGTACACCGACCTCACCAACCGCGACGACTATTTATTCGACATCCTCGAGGATTTGACCCCCGACGACGTCCGCCATCTCATTGCCTACGAAGACGAACTCACGCAAATCGGCcacttcgaaaaaatctttcccACCTCAACTTCCCACGAGTACTTCCAATTCTTCGATGTGCAACGCTATCACAACATGCTCTTGGACGCCTGGGAAGATCAGTACGCCGACGATCGCCAAAAAGGCGTCGCGAGGCTACAGTCACTGTGCAAAACCAAGTTCCACCTCAACGCAACCACTGATACTTAG
- the LOC122407514 gene encoding enhancer of split mbeta protein-like — MAPHTTYTSVSGGMEYEEPVSRTYQYRKVMKPMLERKRRARINRCLDELKDLMVTALQAEGENVAKLEKADILELTVRHLHTLRAARRLTLTPENSYADRFRDGFTQCAQEVSTFLSTPVASAVHPAAGASLMRHLGGCLRRLEGPATPQQVTGPTSPLAGTPKVTENLPQNVYTPPQSPMSVASSSGDSTESSAAVWRPW, encoded by the coding sequence ATGGCACCACACACTACCTACACGTCGGTCAGCGGAGGCATGGAGTACGAGGAACCCGTGTCGAGAACCTATCAATACAGAAAAGTGATGAAACCGATGCTCGAGAGAAAAAGGCGAGCTCGCATCAACCGTTGTCTCGACGAGCTGAAAGACCTCATGGTTACCGCTCTTCAGGCCGAAGGGGAAAACGTCGCTAAATTGGAGAAAGCCGACATCCTCGAGCTGACCGTACGTCATCTTCATACTCTGAGAGCAGCGCGACGGCTCACCCTGACACCGGAGAACAGTTACGCGGACAGATTTCGCGACGGTTTCACTCAGTGCGCGCAGGAAGTCTCAACCTTTTTATCGACCCCGGTAGCCTCGGCCGTTCATCCGGCAGCGGGTGCATCGCTCATGCGTCATCTCGGCGGTTGTCTCCGACGTCTCGAGGGACCAGCCACTCCTCAACAAGTCACCGGTCCGACCAGCCCCCTCGCCGGTACTCCAAAAGTCACGGAAAACCTCCCGCAAAACGTCTACACACCGCCCCAAAGCCCCATGAGCGTTGCCAGCTCATCCGGCGACTCCACCGAATCGTCAGCAGCCGTTTGGCGTCCATGGTGA